GCAGTCCCGCTCGACCGCACGCGTTCGCTCCTCTCCGAGTCGTATCGCGAGTTCGGCCGCGTCGACGACGACGCCCGCGACCCGGGACAGCGCGGCGACGGCGTGGACGCCTTCATCGAGTACTCTCGGCCCGTCGTCGAGCTCAAGCAGTTGGAGGAGAAGGCCGCCGACGCGGGGATCACGCTCCCCGAGGACTCCCGGTTCTACTCGCGGATGCGCGCCGCGCGCCGGACCGACGCGAAGTACGTCCGGATCGACCGGATCGACGACGAGGCCTACCGGCTCGATTCGGACCCCGGCGAGACGGACAACGTCGCGGGCGAGGGTGACCCGGAGGTCGAGGCGACCGAGGCGGCGCTCGCGGACTTCGAGTCGGCGGTCGGCGGCGCCTGGACCGACGCGCTCGACGACGACGTCACCGACGACACCGTCGAGGAGATGGACGACGAGGCCCAAGAGCGCCTGCGGGACCTCGGATACTTGGAGTGACGGTCACCGCGGCGCCGTGACGCTGTTGCGATCGCGACCGCGACCACCCCTCGGACTCAAGCGTCGGCGGTCTGGATCTCGAATCGGGCGCCGCCGCTGGCGCTCTCGCCGACGTCGAGGTCCCAGCCGTGGCCGGTGACGATCCGATCGACGATCGCGAGGCCGAACCCGCTTCCGTCCTTGCTCGTCGTGTACCCCCGATCGAAGACGTGTTCGCGGTGTTCCGGCGGGATGCCGGGACCGTCGTCTTCGATGAACACGCCGCCGCCGTCGAGCACGCCGGCGGTGATCGCCACGTCGCTGCCTCCGTGTTCGACCGCGTTCCGGACGAGGTTCTCGAACGCCTCGGTGAGGCGCGTCGGGTCGCATTCGAGCGAGACGCTGCCGGTGATTTCGAGCGAACTCCCGGTCGCCCGGACGTTGTCGTAGCTCTCTCGCATCAGCTCTTCGAACGCCGCCGGCTGTCGATCGCCGATCGTATCGCCCTCTTTCGCCAGCGCGAGGATCTCGTCGATGAGCGTGTCCATCCGAGTGATGGCGTCCAGCGCCGTGTCGAGCCGCTCGCTCTCCTGTTCCTTGGCCGCGAGTCGGATGTTCCCGTTCGCGATATTCAGGGGGTTTCGGAGGTCGTGGGCGACCGTCGACGCGAACTCTTCGAGCTGCTCGATCGTCTCCAGTAGGTCCTGTTGGTACACCTTTCGATCGGAGATATCGCGGGTCAGCCCGACGAGCGAGACGACGGTGCCGTCGTCGTCGAGGACGGGCTTACACCGGGATTCGACCCACAGCTGGACCGCCTCGGACTTGTCGACCCGGTACTCGACGAGCTGGGGCTCGCCCTCGGAGGCGCGACGCATCGCCTGTTCGACGCGCGCCCTGTCGCCGTCGTGGATGCGTTCGAGGAACGACGTGGGGTCGGCGCGGAGCTCCGAGGTCGGCTGGCCGAACAGCGGTTCGTGTCTGTCGTTGATAAACCGCAGCTCCGACCAGTCCGGCGCGAACACCCACAGCACCTGGTCTGTGACCGAGACGATCTCGCGCAGCCGATCGTTCGTCCGCTCGATCTCCTGTTGGCTCCGCCGGTGCTCGACGTACGTGACGATCTTCTGGACGAGCAGCGGCGCCTGATTCTCGACTGTCTCTTGGATCACGTAGTCGGTGACGCCCGCCTCGATGGCCCGACTCGCGACCGTCTCGTCGCCGGTGTTCGTAAACAGCAGGAAGGGGACGTCGGGGTCGACTTCTCGGACCCGCCTGAGGAACTCGACGCCGGTCTGCGCCGGCATATGATAATCGCAGAGAATGCAGTCGATGTCGGCGTCGGCGTCGCTCCGGCCGTCGGCGAAGATCTCCCACCCGCGGTCGGGGGTCGCGGCCGTCCGGACGTGCAGGCGATCGCTCTCGTCGGTCAGCTGCGTGCGCAGGAGCTCCAACTGCGGCTCGTCGTCGTTGACGTAGAGAACCTCGATATCCGGTTCGCTGGTCATTGCCGGAAACAACCCCCGATCCGGCATAATACTTCACGTCCGAGCTTCAATTCGGAGAATCACGCGTCGATCCCGTCGGATCGCAGCCTCGAATCACATAAAGTCCGCGATGCCGGACTGTTTGTTCTTGTCGTTCTCGAAGACGGACTCGAGGGACCGCTCCAGGACTTCGAGCCGCTGTTTCGTGTACTCGCGGCAGCCGAACTCCTCGGCGACGTGGATGGCGGTGTCTATGTACTTGTTGACGGACCCGCGGTGGACCGTCAGATTCACCCGGCCGCCGCACTCCCGGCACTCGCCGGTGAGCGGCATTCGCCGGTACTTCTCGCCGCAGTCGAGACACCGGGTCTCCTGGCGGGAGAAGGCGCGGAGGTTCCCGATCAGGTCCGGGAGGAAGTGGTACTCGATGACGCGCTCTGCGACGTCGGTCTCGTTGACGGCCCGCAGTTTGCGCGAGAGTTCGAGCTGGGCGTCCATCTTGTCCATCATCGACCCGAGCGTCTTGTACGCCGAGAGGTCCGGGCCGAGGGCGATGTCGGAGGTGTCGTGGGTGTGGTCGAAGCCGCGGTACTCGTCGTCGGTGCCGAGGGTGTCCTCGCCGAGTTTTATGGCGTCCTCGACGGCGCCGGGGTCGGCCATCTCGCGGGTGGCCTCGTAGAATTCGAGGGGGTACTGCCGGACGATGTCCATGTTGTGCGCCTCGTCGTCGATCTCGCTGGGGTCGATCCGCGAGGACATCACCAGGGGCGCGTCCATCTGACCGCCGCGCTTGTCGGGGAGGTAGGACTTCGAGAAGTTCAGGAGGCCGTCCATCAGCAGCATCACGCAATCTTCGTCTCCGTCGCATTGACCGGCATATAATCTATTTGTCAATAGTGTGTGCGTATCCTGGACGGTGAGACAATAGGTATGATCAATATCGCTTTCGACGTACTCAATCGTCACAATCGTATCCGAACTCCGTCCGCCGTCGGCGTGCGCTTGCTCCAGCGCGTCAGTGGCCGTGATGTCATCGATCGGTGGATCTCCCGGAACAGCGAGATTGTCACCAGCGTCCATCTCCGTCACCTCGACCTTCTCAATCCCTCTGTTCCACCGACAGAGCCGATGATCCGGAGTGACGGTGATCTCCCGCCCGCTCCGCGTCTCCACGCGTACGAGATGCTCCGGCGCGATGTGTTTCGAGACCGCTTCGACCGGTTTCAGGACCTCCTCGCCGTCTTCGGTTATCGACGGGACGTACACGTCGCCGTCGAGTTCCTGGACGAGCGTTCCGAAGTCGTCCTCGTCGGGGTCGTCGAGTCGCGGCTCTACGAGATCGCGAATCGGCTCGTGGTGCCACTCGTCGGCCTCGTCTCGGTACCACACCTTCGTCTCGGGGTGGAAACAGTTCCGACGCTTGGCGGCGTGAAAGTACGGATGCGCGTATCCGACGGCCGCGGAGGTGAAGCCGACGACGCGGCCGACAACGGCAGCAGAAGTGTGCGGCGCCATCCCGAAGACGAGTTCGCCGACGAGGTCCTCGCGCTCGTCGACCTCGTAGAACGGCGGCAGGTCGTAGAAGTTTTCCAGGAGGTCGTCGACGAAGTCGGCGGTCTTGAGCATATGCTCTGCCGCGCCGTCCGAGAGGACGATGTCCTGGACTTTGAGTTCGACCAGCTGGTCGTCGAACTCCAGAGGCTCGCCGTCGATGTCGGTCTCGTAACCGAGCTCGCGGAAGTCCTCGGCCGTGACGTCCAGTTCCGAGGGCCGGACCGCCGTGACCGGCAGGTCCGTCATATCGTAGCGGACCGTCCCGTCCTTGAACGAGGTGACGCCGTTCTTCGCCCGGAGGACGCCCTTGGCCATCGGCTCGGGCGTCTTGTCCGCCGAGGTGAGTCCCTGGACGCCCTTCAGGATGTCGTAGGCGGACTCGCGCTCGCCCACCTGTTCGAGCGCGTCGCGGTACTCCTCGCCGACGTCGACCGAGAACCACTCGGCGCTCGTGACCTCGCGCTCGCACCCGTCGCAGTAGACGCGGCCGGACTCGTCGGGCTCGACGACGCGGCCGCACTCCTCGCACTCGTAGTGGGGCTCGGTGTGGGCGTCGCACTCCGGACAGCGGGTCCGGAAGGTGTGGGCGTCGCACTCCGGGCAGAGCCGGTCGCCCACGCGGACGTCGACGACGCCGCGGCGCCCCTGGTCGTCCCTGAACCGCGCGGCCTCGCCGACATCGCGCTGGCTGCCGCCGGCGTCGCCGATCGGAAAGAGCGTGTGGACCGCCGGCGAGAGGTCGCGGGACTCGGACTTCTCGGGCCGGCCCATCCGGTTGCCGATGCGGGTCGGCGCGCGCTCCCGGACCTCGAACGGGGCGACCTCGTTGACGGCTTCGAGCGCGCTCTCGCCGTCGTCCCACTCGTGAGCGCGCGCGGAGAGGTCCTCGGGCGTCCAGTCGCGGTCGAGCGTTCCCCCCTCGACGTCGAAGCCGAGCGAGCGGACCAAGAGTCGCCACTCCGGCACCGCGATCGTCTCCTCGCGTCGGGTGTGTTCGACGAGCAGGTGCTCCAGGGCGCTCGCGACCCGCTCGGAGAGCGGGAGGACGAGCGCGTCGGCGTCGCGTCCCCGGTCGCCCTCTGCGCCGGCGCGGTCGGCCTCGGAGCCGTCACCGGGCGCGCGATCTACGACGCCGCCGTCGGCCTCGGCGGCGACGACCCGGCCGGCGTCGACTGCGTCCGCGAGCGCCGCGAAGTCGTCGACCGAGACGTCGTGCCAGAGGTAGGTGTAGTCCGGATGGAGCGGGCAGTCGTAGTCGGTCGCCCACGCGACCGCCTCCGCGGGCGTCGGGTGTTCTAAGTCGACGCCGGGGTCGTCCGCGAGCGCCTGGACCGGGGCGCCGGCGTCTTCGAACTCCTGGACCCACCACTCGTAGACGTAGGAGGCGGGCGCGAGCGGGTGATTGTTCTCGACGAACTCGCCGTAGTTGACCAGGTACTCGCCGAGGTCGATGATCTTCTCGACGCCGTTTCTGATTTCCAGCGCCTCCGCGGGGTCGTCGATCTGCCGGACGTCGCCGTTCGCCAGTCTGACGGTCGGCCCCTCGATGGAGTCGACGGGGATGACGCCCGCGGCCTTGCCCGGCCGCTCGGTCTTGATCTGCGTGCCGGTCGCGAGGAAATCGTCGACGAGGTGCATCGTCGCCGGGTGGACGCCCGCGGTCGCGAAGCCGTGGTTGCGGGCGCGGCCGTAGCGGAGGCGGAAGCCGCCCGCGGCGCTCGGGTGGCCGAAGACCGGCCGGCCGGCGATCAGGTCCCGGAGGTACTTCTCGGAGGGGTCGAGCCGCGGCGGGCCCGCGGGGCGGTCGTCCTCCGAGTCGGGGGCGTCGCCGTCGCGCTCGGATCCCTCCTCGGTCTCGTCGCCGTCGCCGTCGCTCTCTGCCGAGTCGTCGGCCTCCTCATCTCCGCCTCCGTCTTTCGCATCGGCGTCGGCGCCGCCGTCATCCTTTCCGATCGTTCCGTCGATGAGGTCCTGAAGCCACGGCCAGTCGACCTCGTCGAGGCCGCGGGTGTACCGCTGGATCTTCGGGGCCTTCAGCGCGATCCCCTCCGCGAGGACGAGACACATCCCCCCGCGCGGGGAGTTGGTGTCGACGCGTTCGAGGTCCCGGAAGCCCGAGACCTCCTCGTCGCCGGTGGCCTCGCCGTCCAGCATAATCGGCATGTGCTCGGCGATGAACTTCGTCTCCTTGTCCTTCGGCGAGTACTGGAGCCCCGTCTCCTTGTCGTAGAGGCCCACCTCCTCGGCGTAGCGCTCGATCTCCGCCGAGCGGGCCTTGTACTCGTCGATGTCGAGCAGCGAGCGGGCGTAGTCGGCGACGAGGACGGAGAGCGCCTGGGCGGTCCCGCCCGCAGAGCGGATCGGCCCGGCGTAGTAGACGTTGACGAACTCCGTGCCGTCGTCGTTCTCCAAGATCTCGACGCGGTCGATCCCCTCGATGGGCGCGGCGACGACGCCCTCGGTGAGGAGCGCCACGGCGGTCCGGACCGCGCCCTCGACCTTGCCGGCCCGGCCCTCGTAGTCGCCGACGGTGCCCTCGACGAAGTCGGTGACCAGTTCGAGGGCGGCCTCCTCGCGGGACATCTGGCCTTCGAGCTCGCGGACGCGCTCGGCGACGCCGTCGATCCCGAGGATGTTCTCCACGCGGTCGGCCATGTCCTTCGCGACCGGGATCTCGACCTCGGGCTCGGGGTCGCGGCCCTGCGCCTTCGCGCGCTCGGCGCGGTCGAACGCCTCGTCGAGGCGGGATTCGATCCGCTCGAAGTACCGCTCGTCCTCGGGCCGCATTACAGCCAGAGGTCCAGATCGGTCGGTTCGTGGTGCTCGCGGACGAGCGGTTCGTCGAACGCGCGGAGGTGGACCTCGCCGGCGAACACCGTCGCGGCGTTGAGGTGGCCCGCGAGCGCCTGGCCGCTCTCGCGGGAGAGCACGGCGTGGGTGTGCGCGAAGGTCTCGCCGTCGAGGTCGGCGACGTTGCCGACGCAGGCCGCGACTTCCAGGGGCTCGTCGAAGGTCACAGACCGGTACTCCTTGTCGTCCTGGTCGTAGAACCACACCTCGGCGTCCTGGACGGCGCCCATCGCCTGGAACCACGCGGCGTCGATGTCTTCGAGGTCGGCGAACTCCTCGATCTCCGTCCGCCAGTCGGCCCCCGTTTCGAGTCGCAGGAGGAACTCCCGAGTCGACTCGACTTCGCGATACTGCATACCCGTTCCGTGGAGAGACGCGGACAAAAATCTACGTGTCTGCGCGTCGCGGGGGGGTCCGCGACCGCGGCGCGGACCCGAAAGCGTACGTCGGTGCCGGTCCGAACGCGAACGATGAGCGACGCCGGAGAGGGTGACGATGACGACGCCGGTCTCGTCGATCGGGCGAAATCGGCCGGGATCGAAGTCGCCGGCGTCGTCGTCGACGCGGTGCTCGATGCGCTGTGAGCGGCGCTACCGTGACTCGCTCGCCTTCGCGGCCAACAGCAGGAAGGCCAGCACGCCCATAAACCAGACCACGAGGGCGAACGCGGCCGACCGGCCGCCGTAGTACGATGCGAAGGCGAGCGGGCTCACGCTCAGGCCGAACAGGCCCACGGCGCGGCCGAGGCGGTCGGCCCGGTCGTCGAACCGGAGCCACTCGCCGAGCAGGGAGGCGTCGGTGGCGAGGGCGAAGTACGCGGCCCCGGCGTAGACGGCCGCCGTCCCGACCGCGACGAACCAATCGGGCACGAGCAGGACGTAGAGCGCCGCGCCGACCGCGACGCCGACCGCGAGCCCGAGGGCGAGATGTCTGTCCACGGGGAGAGCGTGCCCGTCGGCGGTGTTCAACGTTGTGGACGGTCCCGAGCGCGGTCGCTACGCGGCGGGACGCGACCGAAGAATGCGGATCCGGATGAGCAGGACCGTCCGATCAGGCCCACTCGTCGAGCGACGGCGCCTCCGATACTCGCATCGAGAGCCACGCATCGTCGCGGGAGATGTCCGCGATAATGAACTCCGACTGAGCGGGGGTGGAGTCCACCGAGGCCATCACCTCGGCGCGCGACGCGTCGGACACGGCCGTCGCATTCGGCGTCATGTTTGTGAATGTGTCTCAGCCATACATAAACCCGTCGAATCGATGGCGCGAGTATCACACGAATATGTATATTTCGTCGCGAGTAACGACACAGATGAGCGGTAATCCATCGTACTTACCCACGAATGATTTGCTTTGCGCGGATAAATTCGTCGTTCTGATATGGAATAGTCCGTGAGATGCTATGTCGTGGCAATCGCTCCCAGACGCGGGACGGGTCGCGGGTCGGGCGGCCGGCGGCGAGGGCGACGCGACACGAGACCGCTTCGGGGCGGGCGGACGCGCCGCGAAACGGGGGCGACGGGCCGACACGCGGAGCGAACGGGGCTTCAAAGAGTACAAGAGGTGTGGCGCAGTAAGGCGCCGTATGAACGTTGCCGACGCGATGACTCCCCGCGAGGACGTGGTGGTCGTAGAACTCCCGGGGACTCGCGACGACGTGCTGGAGTATCTCCAGGAGCGCGGCTTCTCTTCGGTCCCGGTCGTCAAGCGGACCGACGAGGGCGAGGAGTACAGAGGGCTCGTCTCCCGCGAGGAACTGATCGAACGCCCCGACGAGGACCAGCTCGCGGTCCTGATGCGGGACGTCCCGACCGTCACGGCCGACGCGAGCGTCGTCGAGGCGGCGCGCCTGATGTTCGACAGCGGGACGCGGCGCGTCCCCGTCGTCGACGGCGTGCTTGAGGGCATCATCACCGTCACCGACGTCGTCCACGCGATCGCGCGCGGAGAGGTCGACCTGGACGTCACCGCCGGCGAGATCGCCACCCGCGACGTCAACACGACCTACACGGAGACGCCGCTGCCGGTCGCCGAGCGCGAGCTCTACTACGCGAACGTCCCCTACGCGGTCTGTCTCGACGACGAGGGATCGATGGCCGGCATCCTCACCGAGGTCGACATCATCGAGGTCGCCCGCGTCGTCGAGGGCGAAGACGACACCGGCGACTCCGTGGCCGGCCAGGACGACGAGTGGATGTGGGAGGGGATCAAGGCCGTCGGCAACCGCTACATCCCGACCCGGAACGTCGAGATCCCGGCCGAGCCCGTCTCGACGTTCATGTCCGGCGACCTCGTGACCGTCCCGAAGAGCAAGCCCGCCGTCGAGGTGGCCCAGGCGATGATCACAGAAGACATCGAGCAGATCCCGCTCGTGACGGGCGACCAGCTCGTCGGCATCGTCCGCGACATCGACCTGCTGGAGGCGCTGGAATGAGTCAGGAGGAAACCGAGGGCGAACGGCTCGCGGAACTGGCCAAGCGCCGCGGCTACTTCTTCGGCGCGAGCGGCGCCTACGGCGGCGCGGCGGGCTTCTACACGTTCGGGCCGCAGGGCGCGTCGCTGAAGTCGAACGTCGAGGACGCCTGGCGCGAGCGCTTCACCGTCCAGGAGGGCAACTTCGAGGTCGAGGCGCCGACGATCATGCCCGAGCCCGTCTTCGAGGCCTCGGGCCACCTCGACGGCTTCGACGACATGCTCGTGGAATGTCCCCAGTGCGGCGAGTCCCACCGCGCGGACCACCTCATCGAGGACGAGACGGGCATCGAGGAGGCCGAGACGCTGCCCATCCCCGAGGTCGAAGACCTGATCGAAGAACACGAGATCCAGTGTCCCGCCTGCGGCGCGCACCTCGCGGGCGAGCCGGTCGACGACTTCAATCTGATGTTCGAGACGAACATCGGTCCCGGGTCGTCGACGCCGGGGTACCTCCGGCCCGAGACCGCTCAGGGCATCTTCGTGGAGTTCCCGCGGATCAAGGAGTACGCGCGCAACAGCCTCCCGTTCGGCGTGACCCAGATCGGGCGGGCCTACCGGAACGAGATCTCGCCGCGGAAGAGCATCGTCCGCACCCGGGAGTTCACCCAGGCGGAGCTGGAGCAGTTCGTCGACCCCGAGCGCGACGAGCCCGATCTGGAGTCGGTGAAAGACGTCGAGGTGACGCTCTACCCCGCGACCGAGCAGGAGCAAGACGACGGCGGCTACGTCGAGACGACGGTCGGCGCGGCGGTCGAGGAGGGCATCGTCGGCGACGCGTGGGTCGGCTACTTCCTCGGCGTCGCCCAGGAGTGGTACGAGCGGATCGGCGTGGATATGGACCGCTTCCGCTTCCGCCAGCACCTCCCCGGCGAGCGCGCCCACTACGCCGCGGACTGCTGGGACGCCGAGAGCGAGGTCGACGGCGACTGGATCGAGATCGCCGGCTTCGCCTACCGGGGCGATTACGACCTCTCGAAGCACGACGAGTACGGCGACGACGAGTTCACGATCTTCCGGCAGTTCGACGAGCCGAAGGAGGTCGAAGAGGCCGTCGTCGAGCCCGACATGAGCGTCCTCGGCCCCGAGTTCGGCGGCGCCGCCGGCGACGTGAAGGCGGCGCTCGAAGACCTCGCCGAGCGCGATCCCTCGGCGTTCGAGGGCGACGTCGTCGAGGTCGAGGTCGACGGCGAGACCCACGAGGTCGACGCCGACGTGGCGAACTTCCGCATCGAAGAACGGACCGTCTCCGGCGAGCACATCACGCCGCACGTGATCGAGCCGTCGTTCGGCGTCGACCGGACGGTGTACACCCTGCTCGCGCACGCCTACGAGCGCGACGAGGTCGACGGCGAGGCGCGGAGCTTCCTGTCGCTCTCGCCGGAGGTCGCGCCGACCGACGTCGGCGTCTTCCCGCTCGTCTCGAACGTCGAGCGGCTCGTCGAGCGCGCCGAGGGGATCGTCGACGACCTTCGAACCGCGGGCTTCAGCGTCGTCTACGACGACTCCGGCAGCATCGGCCGCCGCTACCGCCGCCAGGACGAGGTCGGCACGCCGTTCTGCGTCACCGTCGACCGCGACGGGCTCGAAGGCGACGGCCCCGACACCGTCACGATCCGCGAGCGCGACACCGCGCGGCAGGTCCGCGTCCCCGTT
This is a stretch of genomic DNA from Halobellus sp. MBLA0158. It encodes these proteins:
- a CDS encoding DNA-directed DNA polymerase II large subunit; translated protein: MRPEDERYFERIESRLDEAFDRAERAKAQGRDPEPEVEIPVAKDMADRVENILGIDGVAERVRELEGQMSREEAALELVTDFVEGTVGDYEGRAGKVEGAVRTAVALLTEGVVAAPIEGIDRVEILENDDGTEFVNVYYAGPIRSAGGTAQALSVLVADYARSLLDIDEYKARSAEIERYAEEVGLYDKETGLQYSPKDKETKFIAEHMPIMLDGEATGDEEVSGFRDLERVDTNSPRGGMCLVLAEGIALKAPKIQRYTRGLDEVDWPWLQDLIDGTIGKDDGGADADAKDGGGDEEADDSAESDGDGDETEEGSERDGDAPDSEDDRPAGPPRLDPSEKYLRDLIAGRPVFGHPSAAGGFRLRYGRARNHGFATAGVHPATMHLVDDFLATGTQIKTERPGKAAGVIPVDSIEGPTVRLANGDVRQIDDPAEALEIRNGVEKIIDLGEYLVNYGEFVENNHPLAPASYVYEWWVQEFEDAGAPVQALADDPGVDLEHPTPAEAVAWATDYDCPLHPDYTYLWHDVSVDDFAALADAVDAGRVVAAEADGGVVDRAPGDGSEADRAGAEGDRGRDADALVLPLSERVASALEHLLVEHTRREETIAVPEWRLLVRSLGFDVEGGTLDRDWTPEDLSARAHEWDDGESALEAVNEVAPFEVRERAPTRIGNRMGRPEKSESRDLSPAVHTLFPIGDAGGSQRDVGEAARFRDDQGRRGVVDVRVGDRLCPECDAHTFRTRCPECDAHTEPHYECEECGRVVEPDESGRVYCDGCEREVTSAEWFSVDVGEEYRDALEQVGERESAYDILKGVQGLTSADKTPEPMAKGVLRAKNGVTSFKDGTVRYDMTDLPVTAVRPSELDVTAEDFRELGYETDIDGEPLEFDDQLVELKVQDIVLSDGAAEHMLKTADFVDDLLENFYDLPPFYEVDEREDLVGELVFGMAPHTSAAVVGRVVGFTSAAVGYAHPYFHAAKRRNCFHPETKVWYRDEADEWHHEPIRDLVEPRLDDPDEDDFGTLVQELDGDVYVPSITEDGEEVLKPVEAVSKHIAPEHLVRVETRSGREITVTPDHRLCRWNRGIEKVEVTEMDAGDNLAVPGDPPIDDITATDALEQAHADGGRSSDTIVTIEYVESDIDHTYCLTVQDTHTLLTNRLYAGQCDGDEDCVMLLMDGLLNFSKSYLPDKRGGQMDAPLVMSSRIDPSEIDDEAHNMDIVRQYPLEFYEATREMADPGAVEDAIKLGEDTLGTDDEYRGFDHTHDTSDIALGPDLSAYKTLGSMMDKMDAQLELSRKLRAVNETDVAERVIEYHFLPDLIGNLRAFSRQETRCLDCGEKYRRMPLTGECRECGGRVNLTVHRGSVNKYIDTAIHVAEEFGCREYTKQRLEVLERSLESVFENDKNKQSGIADFM
- the glyS gene encoding glycine--tRNA ligase, whose product is MSQEETEGERLAELAKRRGYFFGASGAYGGAAGFYTFGPQGASLKSNVEDAWRERFTVQEGNFEVEAPTIMPEPVFEASGHLDGFDDMLVECPQCGESHRADHLIEDETGIEEAETLPIPEVEDLIEEHEIQCPACGAHLAGEPVDDFNLMFETNIGPGSSTPGYLRPETAQGIFVEFPRIKEYARNSLPFGVTQIGRAYRNEISPRKSIVRTREFTQAELEQFVDPERDEPDLESVKDVEVTLYPATEQEQDDGGYVETTVGAAVEEGIVGDAWVGYFLGVAQEWYERIGVDMDRFRFRQHLPGERAHYAADCWDAESEVDGDWIEIAGFAYRGDYDLSKHDEYGDDEFTIFRQFDEPKEVEEAVVEPDMSVLGPEFGGAAGDVKAALEDLAERDPSAFEGDVVEVEVDGETHEVDADVANFRIEERTVSGEHITPHVIEPSFGVDRTVYTLLAHAYERDEVDGEARSFLSLSPEVAPTDVGVFPLVSNVERLVERAEGIVDDLRTAGFSVVYDDSGSIGRRYRRQDEVGTPFCVTVDRDGLEGDGPDTVTIRERDTARQVRVPVSDLVDELRAVESGDRPFDDLVDAYELVAPGADG
- a CDS encoding ATP-binding protein, coding for MTSEPDIEVLYVNDDEPQLELLRTQLTDESDRLHVRTAATPDRGWEIFADGRSDADADIDCILCDYHMPAQTGVEFLRRVREVDPDVPFLLFTNTGDETVASRAIEAGVTDYVIQETVENQAPLLVQKIVTYVEHRRSQQEIERTNDRLREIVSVTDQVLWVFAPDWSELRFINDRHEPLFGQPTSELRADPTSFLERIHDGDRARVEQAMRRASEGEPQLVEYRVDKSEAVQLWVESRCKPVLDDDGTVVSLVGLTRDISDRKVYQQDLLETIEQLEEFASTVAHDLRNPLNIANGNIRLAAKEQESERLDTALDAITRMDTLIDEILALAKEGDTIGDRQPAAFEELMRESYDNVRATGSSLEITGSVSLECDPTRLTEAFENLVRNAVEHGGSDVAITAGVLDGGGVFIEDDGPGIPPEHREHVFDRGYTTSKDGSGFGLAIVDRIVTGHGWDLDVGESASGGARFEIQTADA
- a CDS encoding CBS domain-containing protein codes for the protein MNVADAMTPREDVVVVELPGTRDDVLEYLQERGFSSVPVVKRTDEGEEYRGLVSREELIERPDEDQLAVLMRDVPTVTADASVVEAARLMFDSGTRRVPVVDGVLEGIITVTDVVHAIARGEVDLDVTAGEIATRDVNTTYTETPLPVAERELYYANVPYAVCLDDEGSMAGILTEVDIIEVARVVEGEDDTGDSVAGQDDEWMWEGIKAVGNRYIPTRNVEIPAEPVSTFMSGDLVTVPKSKPAVEVAQAMITEDIEQIPLVTGDQLVGIVRDIDLLEALE
- a CDS encoding DUF7556 family protein, with the protein product MTPNATAVSDASRAEVMASVDSTPAQSEFIIADISRDDAWLSMRVSEAPSLDEWA
- a CDS encoding PPC domain-containing DNA-binding protein, giving the protein MQYREVESTREFLLRLETGADWRTEIEEFADLEDIDAAWFQAMGAVQDAEVWFYDQDDKEYRSVTFDEPLEVAACVGNVADLDGETFAHTHAVLSRESGQALAGHLNAATVFAGEVHLRAFDEPLVREHHEPTDLDLWL